One Peribacillus simplex NBRC 15720 = DSM 1321 genomic region harbors:
- a CDS encoding PepSY domain-containing protein, with protein sequence MNWKTFLLGTAAGFAAGFATKQLLDQSSKPSPDKVLAQVKETVKKDGNIHGSWILMKPENYSKNDLDYEVYKGGITRNTEGKREQFEFVADASTGTILELNAQND encoded by the coding sequence ATGAATTGGAAAACGTTTTTACTAGGTACTGCAGCCGGGTTTGCCGCTGGCTTTGCAACAAAACAACTATTGGATCAATCAAGTAAACCTTCTCCGGATAAAGTCTTGGCCCAAGTGAAGGAAACAGTCAAAAAGGATGGAAATATACATGGCTCATGGATCTTGATGAAGCCGGAGAACTATTCAAAAAATGATTTGGACTATGAAGTGTACAAAGGCGGGATCACCAGAAACACAGAGGGTAAACGCGAGCAATTCGAATTTGTTGCAGATGCCTCGACAGGAACGATATTGGAGCTTAATGCGCAAAATGATTGA
- a CDS encoding M42 family metallopeptidase, whose protein sequence is MNHETLELFKTLTELPGASGNEHAVRSFMKSELEKYSDEIVQDRLGGIFGVKRGNEDGPTVLVAGHMDEVGFMVTSVTENGMIRFQTLGGWWSQVLLAQRVEIITDNGPVIGVIGSIPPHLLDESQRSKPMDIKNMLIDIGADDKEDVKRIGIKPGQQIVPICPFMPMANEKKILAKAWDNRYGCGLAIELLKDLKGETLPNILYSGATVQEEVGLRGAQTAAHMIKPDLFFALDASPANDMSGSKSEFGQLGKGALLRILDRSMVTHRGMREFILDTAESNDIPYQYFVSQGGTDAGQVHIANEGIPSGVIGICSRYIHTHASMIHIDDYAAARELIGKLVRSCDKATFETLIKNG, encoded by the coding sequence ATGAATCATGAGACTTTAGAGCTTTTTAAAACATTGACGGAATTACCGGGAGCCTCGGGAAATGAACATGCAGTTCGGAGTTTCATGAAGAGTGAGCTGGAAAAGTATTCGGATGAAATCGTCCAAGATCGCCTTGGCGGAATATTTGGCGTAAAAAGAGGCAATGAGGATGGGCCGACTGTACTAGTTGCCGGGCACATGGATGAAGTGGGATTCATGGTCACCTCCGTAACGGAAAATGGAATGATTCGCTTTCAGACCCTGGGAGGCTGGTGGAGTCAAGTGCTTTTAGCCCAAAGAGTCGAAATCATAACCGATAACGGTCCGGTTATTGGTGTCATCGGGTCGATTCCGCCCCATTTGCTTGATGAATCGCAACGCTCAAAACCAATGGATATCAAAAATATGCTGATTGATATCGGGGCCGATGATAAGGAAGATGTGAAGAGAATCGGTATTAAGCCAGGTCAGCAGATTGTACCGATTTGTCCATTCATGCCGATGGCCAATGAGAAAAAAATCCTCGCAAAAGCGTGGGATAATCGTTACGGTTGCGGACTTGCGATTGAATTGTTAAAAGATTTAAAAGGTGAAACATTACCGAATATCTTATATTCCGGAGCAACCGTCCAGGAGGAAGTGGGATTACGGGGTGCGCAAACGGCAGCTCATATGATCAAACCCGACCTTTTTTTCGCTTTGGATGCAAGTCCGGCGAACGATATGTCCGGCAGTAAAAGTGAATTTGGCCAGCTGGGAAAAGGGGCGCTGCTCCGCATTCTTGATCGTTCGATGGTTACGCATCGCGGCATGAGGGAATTCATCCTTGATACGGCCGAGTCGAATGATATTCCGTATCAATATTTCGTTTCCCAAGGCGGCACGGATGCAGGGCAGGTCCATATTGCAAATGAAGGCATTCCAAGCGGGGTGATTGGCATTTGTTCCCGCTATATTCATACACATGCCTCGATGATTCATATTGATGATTATGCCGCTGCACGTGAACTGATTGGGAAATTGGTTCGCTCCTGTGATAAAGCGACATTCGAGACCTTGATAAAAAACGGTTGA
- a CDS encoding DUF84 family protein has translation MKLAVGSKNPAKVSAVLGVYEGAEIISLQVESGVPEQPFSDEETMEGAMTRARNCLIHSDAELGIGLEGGVVKMGQGLFLCNWGAMATRDGEVFVAGGARIPLPGIVAEKLLDGEELGPVMDAFTRQENISKKEGAIGVFTNERISREEMFLHIMRMLAGQHEYKQKMKKQDI, from the coding sequence TTGAAATTAGCAGTAGGCAGTAAGAATCCGGCGAAAGTAAGTGCCGTGCTTGGCGTATATGAAGGTGCAGAAATCATTTCGCTTCAAGTGGAGAGTGGGGTCCCGGAACAGCCTTTTTCAGATGAGGAAACGATGGAGGGGGCAATGACACGTGCCCGGAATTGCTTGATTCACAGTGATGCCGAATTGGGCATCGGACTTGAAGGCGGCGTCGTGAAAATGGGACAAGGCCTGTTTCTGTGTAATTGGGGTGCGATGGCCACAAGGGACGGTGAGGTCTTTGTAGCTGGCGGAGCGAGAATCCCACTACCGGGAATTGTTGCTGAGAAGCTGCTGGATGGTGAAGAGCTGGGACCTGTGATGGACGCCTTTACAAGGCAAGAAAATATTAGCAAAAAGGAAGGAGCGATCGGCGTATTTACAAATGAGCGAATCTCCAGGGAGGAAATGTTCCTTCATATCATGAGGATGCTAGCCGGTCAACACGAGTATAAGCAGAAAATGAAAAAGCAGGATATTTGA
- a CDS encoding AraC family transcriptional regulator, with translation MGWVESIQKAIEYIEEHLLEDLTIESISRQANASAFHFQRTFTILTDITISEYIRRRRLTLAAQEISSTNGKVIDLAYKYGYDTPEAFSKAFRRQHGVSPSEARKYMGKLKFYERLVIQVILKGAKPMKYNILERDSFQLIGIKQEFSLVNEENLIGIPKLWEKVNSDGTGNRLANLNNGQIDGLLGVCVDKRDVEKNETMDYWIGAEYAGKVPEEFSALTIPASMWVVFEVHGPMPDAIQQAWKQIFSEWFPTSGYEHAGTPELEVYANDDASNPDYYSEIWIPIKKG, from the coding sequence ATGGGGTGGGTTGAATCAATCCAAAAGGCAATCGAATATATCGAGGAGCACTTATTGGAGGACCTGACGATCGAGAGCATTTCCAGGCAGGCGAATGCCTCAGCTTTTCATTTTCAACGGACATTCACCATTTTAACGGATATTACCATTAGTGAATATATCCGGCGTCGAAGACTGACCTTAGCTGCCCAGGAGATTTCATCCACAAATGGCAAGGTCATTGATTTAGCCTACAAGTATGGCTATGACACCCCCGAGGCATTCTCAAAAGCTTTTCGAAGGCAGCATGGGGTATCTCCAAGCGAAGCCCGAAAGTATATGGGGAAGCTGAAATTCTATGAACGCCTGGTGATACAGGTGATTTTGAAAGGGGCAAAACCGATGAAATACAATATCCTTGAAAGGGATTCCTTTCAATTGATTGGAATCAAGCAAGAGTTTTCCTTGGTTAATGAAGAGAATTTGATTGGGATTCCGAAGTTGTGGGAGAAAGTGAATTCGGATGGAACCGGCAATAGGTTAGCGAATTTGAATAATGGCCAAATAGATGGCTTGCTTGGTGTATGTGTCGATAAGCGGGATGTGGAAAAAAATGAAACGATGGATTATTGGATAGGTGCAGAGTATGCAGGGAAAGTGCCTGAAGAGTTTTCAGCCCTTACGATACCGGCTTCCATGTGGGTTGTATTTGAAGTTCATGGACCTATGCCTGATGCCATCCAGCAAGCATGGAAGCAAATTTTTTCCGAATGGTTCCCTACCAGCGGTTATGAACATGCAGGAACTCCCGAATTGGAAGTATACGCGAATGATGACGCTTCAAACCCTGATTATTACTCAGAAATTTGGATTCCCATTAAAAAGGGATAA
- a CDS encoding YtoQ family protein yields the protein MKLTVYLAGEIHSNWRSELRDKAVALKLPLEFVGPMENHERSDNIGEDILGEQPNPILKDAAASQINNLRTGLLMKKADLVVALFGEKYKQWNTAMDASTAVSLGKPLILIRPESHHHALKELSEKASVTVESVNQAMKVLSYIFEEGL from the coding sequence ATGAAATTAACCGTGTATCTTGCTGGGGAGATCCATTCAAATTGGAGAAGCGAGTTGAGGGATAAGGCCGTTGCACTGAAACTTCCTTTAGAATTCGTCGGCCCGATGGAAAATCATGAACGCTCTGATAATATCGGTGAAGATATTCTTGGGGAACAGCCTAACCCCATTCTGAAGGATGCGGCCGCTTCCCAAATCAATAATTTGCGGACAGGTCTTTTGATGAAAAAAGCTGATCTTGTCGTCGCTCTGTTTGGGGAGAAATATAAACAGTGGAATACGGCCATGGACGCAAGCACCGCCGTTTCCCTGGGTAAACCGCTTATTTTGATTCGACCGGAATCCCATCACCATGCCTTAAAGGAATTATCTGAAAAAGCGAGTGTCACGGTCGAATCCGTGAACCAAGCCATGAAGGTGCTTTCTTATATTTTTGAAGAAGGGCTATAA
- a CDS encoding thioredoxin family protein — MENLQTVEQYDALKNEGKHIFLFSATWCGDCRVIEPIIPEIETKFPDFTFIYVDRDEFIDVCAANDVFGIPSFIAYDNGKELGRFVSKDRKTQEQIEEFIQSL, encoded by the coding sequence ATGGAAAATTTACAAACCGTTGAGCAATATGATGCATTGAAAAATGAAGGCAAACATATCTTTCTTTTTTCAGCAACATGGTGTGGAGATTGCCGTGTAATCGAACCGATAATACCTGAGATAGAAACGAAATTTCCTGACTTTACATTCATTTATGTTGACCGTGATGAATTCATCGATGTGTGTGCAGCTAATGATGTATTCGGTATACCAAGTTTCATTGCGTATGATAATGGCAAAGAGCTAGGCAGATTCGTAAGCAAGGATCGCAAAACACAAGAACAAATTGAGGAATTCATACAATCACTATAA
- a CDS encoding DUF1444 domain-containing protein codes for MKMDSTKLKNILKERLKDENRTFKFDSKQDTLRVENVKTGKGITIELPPVLANYENVQEKAIDEITYYVEEALNVMGEEHSMEGKEKFIFPVIRSTSFPMESEEGNPFLFDEHTAETRIFYALDLGKTYRLIDEKMIQRENWQGDRIREIALFNARSLSTEMKSDIVAGNAFYFLNTNDGYDASRILNESWLREMKDKIEGTMAVAIPHQDVIIIADVKNDTGYDILAQMAMSFFASGHVPITALSFLYEENELEPIFIMGKNKKREQ; via the coding sequence ATGAAAATGGACAGCACAAAGCTGAAAAATATCTTGAAGGAACGTTTAAAAGATGAGAATCGCACATTCAAATTCGATAGCAAGCAAGATACGTTACGAGTGGAAAATGTGAAGACCGGGAAAGGGATCACCATCGAGTTGCCCCCTGTGCTTGCTAACTATGAAAACGTACAGGAAAAAGCCATCGATGAAATTACCTATTACGTGGAAGAGGCCCTGAATGTGATGGGGGAAGAACACAGCATGGAAGGCAAGGAGAAATTCATTTTCCCAGTCATTCGCTCGACCTCCTTTCCAATGGAATCGGAAGAAGGAAATCCATTTTTATTCGATGAGCATACGGCTGAAACACGGATTTTTTATGCCCTTGATTTAGGGAAAACCTACCGTCTCATAGATGAAAAGATGATTCAACGGGAAAATTGGCAGGGTGACAGGATCCGTGAAATTGCTCTTTTCAATGCCCGTTCCCTATCCACTGAAATGAAGTCGGATATCGTTGCAGGTAATGCATTTTATTTTTTGAACACGAATGATGGATATGATGCCAGCAGGATCCTGAATGAATCCTGGCTCCGGGAAATGAAGGACAAGATCGAGGGAACCATGGCTGTGGCCATACCGCATCAGGATGTCATTATCATTGCCGATGTGAAGAATGATACGGGCTATGATATTCTTGCGCAAATGGCGATGAGCTTCTTTGCCAGCGGTCATGTTCCGATAACGGCTCTATCATTCCTTTATGAAGAAAATGAGTTGGAGCCCATCTTCATTATGGGTAAAAACAAAAAGCGTGAACAATAA
- a CDS encoding amidohydrolase — MKSKLMNMLEAREGEMVQIRRHLHENPELSFKEEKTAQYIIDFYKGKDVSIQTNVGNGLGIIVTIEGGKPGKTIGLRADFDALPITEEAEVPFRSKNEGVMHACGHDGHTAYLLVLADCINELKDSLSGTIKIIHQHAEETPPGGAKSIMESGFLDELDAVFGIHLFPSHPAGVVGYRGGYSMAGRTYFKLAIKGVGGHGSSPHMANDAIVAGAHFVTAVQTVVSRRLNPFDMGVVTIGSFDGKGSFNVIKDRIEIEGDVRYMTAETERLIDKEIHRIVKGIETEFDVQCELTYVPDYPPLYNDPELTGFVKNSLESMNDKDIKKVVEFPVFSGSEDFSYYAEKIPGCFFYIGCKPKGVEMAYFNHHPKFDIDEDALLIASKSVAQVVCSFYEWK; from the coding sequence GTGAAAAGCAAATTAATGAACATGCTGGAAGCCCGTGAAGGGGAAATGGTTCAAATCCGCCGTCATTTACACGAGAATCCGGAGCTATCCTTTAAAGAAGAGAAAACGGCACAATATATCATTGATTTTTATAAGGGAAAAGATGTGTCGATTCAAACGAATGTAGGAAACGGATTAGGGATCATCGTAACGATCGAAGGCGGAAAACCAGGGAAAACGATAGGTCTCCGTGCGGATTTCGATGCATTGCCGATTACAGAAGAAGCGGAGGTCCCGTTCCGTTCAAAAAATGAAGGTGTCATGCATGCTTGCGGACACGATGGGCATACCGCTTATTTATTGGTACTGGCAGACTGCATCAATGAGCTGAAAGATTCCCTATCAGGTACGATCAAAATAATCCATCAACATGCAGAAGAAACACCCCCAGGTGGAGCAAAAAGCATTATGGAATCAGGGTTTTTGGATGAACTGGATGCTGTTTTTGGAATCCATTTATTTCCCTCGCACCCAGCAGGGGTTGTCGGGTATCGCGGCGGCTATTCGATGGCTGGAAGGACCTATTTCAAGTTAGCGATAAAGGGTGTAGGCGGCCATGGATCATCCCCGCATATGGCTAATGATGCCATTGTGGCAGGCGCGCATTTTGTGACAGCCGTACAAACCGTAGTCAGCCGTCGCTTGAACCCTTTTGATATGGGCGTAGTCACAATCGGCTCCTTCGATGGAAAAGGAAGCTTTAATGTCATTAAAGATCGTATAGAAATTGAAGGGGATGTCCGTTACATGACAGCAGAGACCGAACGGCTGATCGATAAGGAAATCCACCGGATCGTCAAAGGAATAGAAACGGAATTTGATGTTCAGTGCGAACTTACATATGTGCCCGATTATCCTCCGTTATATAATGACCCTGAACTGACTGGATTTGTGAAAAATAGCCTGGAAAGCATGAATGACAAAGATATTAAAAAGGTCGTGGAATTTCCGGTTTTCTCAGGTTCAGAGGATTTTTCATATTATGCAGAAAAGATTCCTGGCTGCTTCTTTTACATTGGCTGTAAACCGAAAGGGGTGGAGATGGCATATTTCAATCACCATCCTAAATTCGACATTGATGAAGATGCCCTTTTGATCGCTTCCAAATCAGTGGCGCAGGTTGTATGCAGTTTTTATGAATGGAAATAG
- a CDS encoding DNA translocase FtsK, giving the protein MKWLNKMKKWFQAEEIIEIEEIIIDEPLDEETLRKMDFSKLSKSKEEEIKVYNQKVEKMSQTPDPDTKILFQYPKGQFKFPLIPDREQNKRKPRERNREEHEPKQGKNVTKETTRRPGKDPEPKRRSFDREETSKIVPSNTPFRPTEIPSPIYGFRRPEKKIVPSEEIVEYELESKMPVLKKAEPDIEIPVSIPEISKEVSHEELTVEPSVLIPEQVEEKREDSEIPAFFRRNSIESLPEEAVSEPNIIEPLAEKEAYEQDQVDFGREVAVSIMGQAEDIPPEAVSVHGKVAVQSTEPSVSQGTLPDSDPSEAITEIEPKRPKKHIPFNVMMLKQDREKNRFMNKMMPEKKSPNSERAVVSSDKQPMNDAAETEAGQAKPYSIPEREPEEGRVISKEETPVITPTFLDTKVGSETAAVPENKVETKIGSNPEPILKQESPISGNGYQEAVYSEAAAESGQGDNPAVFGSVEVDDNPYYVFPNIELLTPPTYAVHDDEWLEEQTLLLDETLKNFNVRAKVVNVTQGPAVTRFEVHPEPGVKVNKVTNLMDDIKLSLAAQDMRMEAPIPGKHTIGIEIPNRKSKPVFLREVLESTEFQEHESPLAVALGLDISGQPIITDLRKMPHGLIAGQTGSGKSVCINTMLVSLLYKATPQELKLLLIDPKMVELAPYNRIPHLVSPVITDVKAATAALKWAVEEMERRYELFVHAGVRDITRFNDQAEKAGQYSSKLPYILVIIDELADLMMMSPADVEEAICRIAQKARACGIHLIVATQRPSVDVITGLIKANIPTRIAFSVSSQVDSRTIIDSGGAEKLLGRGDMLFAENGSSKTVRLQGTFVSDEEIDQVVNHVKLEQQPKYLFEQEDLLNRAQVTEEADELFFEACEFVVSQQAASASSVQRRFRVGYNRAARLIEMMEQQGVVSESRGSRPRDVLITEEELEFLHVN; this is encoded by the coding sequence TTGAAATGGCTAAATAAGATGAAAAAATGGTTCCAAGCAGAGGAAATTATCGAAATCGAAGAAATTATTATAGATGAACCGCTTGATGAAGAGACATTAAGGAAAATGGATTTTTCGAAGCTTTCGAAGTCAAAGGAAGAAGAAATAAAGGTTTACAATCAAAAAGTAGAAAAAATGTCCCAGACGCCGGACCCGGATACGAAAATCCTGTTTCAATATCCAAAAGGACAGTTCAAGTTTCCGCTCATTCCAGACCGGGAGCAGAATAAACGAAAGCCCAGGGAAAGAAACAGGGAAGAACACGAACCCAAACAGGGGAAGAATGTGACCAAAGAAACGACGAGAAGGCCTGGAAAGGATCCAGAACCAAAACGGAGAAGCTTCGACCGGGAGGAAACCTCAAAAATAGTCCCGTCAAACACTCCATTCCGCCCAACGGAAATCCCTTCACCCATTTATGGGTTCCGTCGTCCGGAAAAAAAAATAGTCCCTTCTGAAGAAATTGTCGAATATGAATTAGAAAGCAAAATGCCCGTCCTTAAAAAAGCAGAACCCGATATTGAGATTCCAGTATCAATTCCTGAAATCTCAAAAGAAGTGTCACATGAAGAATTAACGGTAGAACCATCCGTTCTTATACCGGAACAAGTGGAAGAAAAAAGGGAAGATTCGGAGATACCCGCTTTCTTTCGGAGGAACTCCATTGAATCACTGCCAGAAGAAGCAGTAAGCGAGCCTAACATAATTGAGCCTTTGGCAGAAAAAGAAGCTTATGAACAGGACCAAGTTGATTTTGGACGCGAAGTCGCTGTATCCATAATGGGACAGGCGGAAGACATACCGCCTGAAGCTGTATCGGTTCATGGGAAGGTTGCTGTACAATCAACTGAACCATCCGTCAGTCAAGGGACACTGCCTGATAGTGATCCATCAGAGGCAATAACGGAAATAGAGCCTAAACGTCCGAAAAAACATATCCCATTTAATGTAATGATGCTTAAGCAAGATCGGGAAAAAAATCGGTTCATGAATAAAATGATGCCGGAAAAAAAAAGCCCTAATTCGGAAAGGGCAGTAGTTTCATCTGATAAGCAACCAATGAATGATGCTGCTGAAACGGAGGCAGGACAAGCGAAACCATACTCAATTCCTGAACGGGAACCGGAGGAAGGCAGAGTTATATCGAAAGAGGAGACTCCGGTCATTACACCAACCTTTTTGGACACTAAGGTTGGTTCCGAAACCGCCGCCGTGCCTGAAAACAAAGTTGAAACCAAGATCGGTTCGAACCCTGAGCCGATCTTGAAACAGGAATCCCCCATTTCTGGAAATGGGTATCAAGAAGCAGTTTATTCAGAGGCGGCAGCAGAAAGTGGCCAGGGCGATAACCCGGCAGTTTTTGGCTCCGTGGAAGTGGATGATAATCCATACTATGTGTTTCCGAATATCGAATTGCTGACACCTCCCACTTATGCTGTGCATGATGATGAGTGGCTCGAGGAACAGACTTTATTACTTGATGAGACATTGAAAAATTTCAATGTCCGTGCAAAGGTCGTCAATGTCACTCAAGGACCTGCAGTAACTCGTTTCGAGGTGCATCCGGAGCCGGGAGTGAAGGTGAATAAAGTGACGAACCTGATGGATGACATCAAATTGAGCCTTGCTGCTCAGGATATGCGGATGGAAGCGCCTATTCCGGGTAAACATACAATTGGCATTGAGATTCCGAACAGGAAAAGCAAACCGGTATTTTTGCGGGAGGTTTTGGAAAGTACTGAGTTTCAAGAGCATGAATCACCGCTTGCTGTGGCTTTAGGACTCGATATATCCGGTCAGCCGATTATCACGGATTTGAGAAAGATGCCGCATGGATTGATAGCCGGGCAAACGGGATCGGGGAAAAGTGTCTGTATCAACACCATGCTGGTCAGCTTGCTGTATAAAGCGACGCCGCAGGAGTTGAAATTACTGTTGATCGATCCGAAAATGGTCGAGCTTGCCCCATATAACCGGATCCCGCATTTGGTCAGTCCAGTCATAACCGATGTAAAAGCCGCTACGGCTGCGTTGAAATGGGCTGTAGAGGAGATGGAACGGCGTTATGAATTGTTTGTACATGCCGGTGTACGTGATATCACCCGCTTTAATGACCAAGCGGAAAAAGCCGGTCAATATTCAAGCAAGCTGCCTTATATCCTGGTGATCATCGATGAGCTTGCGGATCTAATGATGATGTCCCCGGCTGATGTAGAGGAAGCGATTTGCCGGATTGCTCAAAAGGCCCGTGCCTGCGGCATCCATTTGATTGTAGCCACTCAAAGACCTTCAGTCGATGTCATAACTGGATTGATCAAGGCAAATATTCCGACAAGGATCGCTTTTTCGGTTTCTTCTCAAGTCGACTCCCGTACAATCATCGATAGCGGCGGTGCAGAAAAATTATTGGGAAGAGGAGATATGTTATTCGCTGAAAATGGCTCTTCAAAAACGGTGCGCCTGCAAGGGACTTTTGTGAGTGATGAAGAAATCGATCAAGTCGTCAACCATGTTAAACTGGAGCAGCAGCCGAAATACCTGTTTGAACAAGAAGACTTGCTGAACAGGGCCCAGGTCACGGAAGAAGCGGATGAACTGTTTTTCGAGGCCTGTGAATTTGTCGTGAGCCAGCAGGCTGCATCTGCATCGAGTGTCCAAAGGCGTTTCCGTGTCGGTTATAACCGTGCAGCGCGTCTAATAGAAATGATGGAGCAACAGGGAGTCGTTTCTGAATCCAGGGGTTCAAGGCCCAGGGATGTATTGATTACGGAAGAAGAACTGGAATTTTTACATGTTAATTAA
- the murC gene encoding UDP-N-acetylmuramate--L-alanine ligase, with product MTAYHFVGIKGSGMSALAQILHDMNIEVQGSDYEKEFFTQLALEKAGIKILPFNEENIQPGMTIIAGNAFPDSHPEIVKAKELDLPIIRYHRFLGDFMKNFISVAVTGAHGKTSTTGLLAHVMGGAKPTSFLIGDGTGKGIANSDYFVFEACEYRRHFLSYYPDYAIMTNIDFDHPDYYANVEDVFEAFQTMALQVNKGIIACGDDEHLPHIQAKVPVIFYGFAEGNDFQAKNVSVTPDGTTFDVHVRNNYYDTFTIPTFGKHNVLNALGVIALCKYENLDTEAVKAQLRTFGGVKRRFSEKEIGSQIIIDDYAHHPTEISATVDSARQKYPEREVVAVFQPHTFSRTQAFLDEFADSLNLADKVYLCEIFGSAREHQGKLSIEDLQDKIPGAELITENTTSILQNHENSVVLFMGAGDIQKFQAAYEHSLQVK from the coding sequence ATGACTGCTTACCATTTTGTGGGAATTAAAGGGTCGGGTATGAGTGCTCTTGCACAAATACTGCATGATATGAATATTGAAGTGCAGGGTTCCGATTACGAAAAAGAATTTTTTACACAATTGGCATTAGAAAAAGCCGGGATTAAAATCCTTCCTTTCAACGAGGAAAATATTCAACCTGGAATGACCATCATTGCAGGAAATGCGTTTCCGGATAGTCATCCGGAAATCGTGAAGGCAAAAGAACTTGATTTGCCGATTATCCGTTATCACCGTTTCTTAGGTGATTTCATGAAAAACTTCATCAGCGTGGCCGTTACGGGAGCGCATGGTAAAACATCGACGACCGGCTTACTTGCCCATGTAATGGGGGGCGCTAAACCGACATCCTTCTTGATTGGGGATGGAACGGGTAAAGGAATCGCGAATTCTGATTACTTCGTATTCGAAGCATGTGAATATCGCCGTCATTTCCTTTCCTATTATCCGGATTATGCAATCATGACGAATATCGATTTTGATCATCCTGATTATTACGCCAATGTCGAAGACGTGTTCGAGGCTTTCCAAACGATGGCCCTTCAAGTCAACAAAGGCATCATTGCGTGCGGGGATGATGAGCATTTACCACATATTCAGGCGAAAGTACCGGTTATTTTTTACGGATTTGCAGAAGGAAATGATTTTCAAGCGAAAAATGTTTCCGTCACTCCGGATGGCACGACTTTTGATGTGCATGTAAGGAACAATTACTATGATACATTCACTATTCCTACTTTTGGAAAGCATAATGTGTTGAATGCACTTGGTGTCATTGCACTTTGTAAATATGAAAACTTGGATACGGAAGCTGTGAAAGCCCAATTGCGGACTTTTGGCGGAGTTAAACGCCGGTTCTCCGAAAAGGAAATCGGAAGTCAGATCATCATTGATGATTATGCACACCATCCGACCGAGATTTCTGCAACTGTTGACTCGGCGCGTCAGAAATATCCAGAGCGTGAAGTTGTTGCGGTATTCCAGCCACATACTTTCTCGAGAACGCAGGCATTTCTGGATGAATTCGCCGACAGCTTGAATTTGGCCGACAAAGTATACTTATGTGAAATTTTTGGATCTGCTCGTGAACATCAAGGGAAGTTATCGATTGAAGACCTTCAAGATAAGATTCCCGGTGCCGAGCTGATTACGGAGAACACAACATCAATATTGCAAAATCATGAAAACAGTGTCGTGTTATTCATGGGTGCGGGGGACATTCAAAAGTTCCAAGCAGCCTATGAGCATTCACTGCAGGTAAAATAA